The Sylvia atricapilla isolate bSylAtr1 chromosome 5, bSylAtr1.pri, whole genome shotgun sequence genome includes a window with the following:
- the ASCL1 gene encoding achaete-scute homolog 1: MASGSPARMSSAAGQPPFLQPACFFAAAVAAAAAPPGPPPGAPPPQLSPAGGQPSPGGKPSAPRAAKRQRSASPELMRCKRRLNFSGFGYSLPQQQPAAVARRNERERNRVKLVNLGFATLREHVPNGAANKKMSKVETLRSAVEYIRALQQLLDEHDAVSAAFQAGVLSPTISPSYSHDMNSMAGSPVSSYSSDEGSYDPLSPEEQELLDFTSWF; encoded by the coding sequence ATGGCCAGCGGCAGCCCCGCCAGGATGTCGAGCGCCGCCGGGCAGCCGCCCTTCCTGCAGCCCGCCTGCTTCTTCGCCGCGGCCGtggccgccgctgccgccccaccggggccgcccccgggggcgccgccgccgcagctCAGCCCCGCGGGCGGACAGCCCTCCCCGGGCGGCAAGCCCTCGGCGCCGCGGGCGGCCAAGCGGCAGCGCTCGGCCTCGCCGGAGCTGATGCGCTGCAAGAGGAGGCTCAACTTCAGCGGGTTCGGGTACAGCCTGCCGCAGCAGCAGCCGGCGGCCGTGGCGCGGCGCAACGAGCGGGAGCGCAACCGGGTGAAGCTGGTGAACCTGGGCTTCGCCACGCTGCGGGAGCACGTCCCCAACGGCGCTGCCAACAAGAAGATGAGCAAGGTGGAGACGCTCCGCTCCGCCGTCGAGTACATCCGcgccctgcagcagctgctcgaCGAGCACGACGCCGTCAGCGCCGCCTTCCAGGCGGGCGTCCTGTCGCCCACCATCTCGCCCAGCTACTCCCACGACATGAACTCCATGGCGGGCTCCCCCGTCTCCTCCTACTCCTCCGACGAGGGCTCCTACGACCCGCTCAGCCccgaggagcaggagctgctcgACTTCACGAGCTGGTTCTGA